Proteins encoded by one window of Cylindrospermum stagnale PCC 7417:
- a CDS encoding indolepyruvate ferredoxin oxidoreductase subunit alpha, whose protein sequence is MPHTIVTEVCEGVADCESACPVACIHPGPGKNAKGTDWFWIDFATCIDCGICLQVCPVEGAILAEERPELQKIAE, encoded by the coding sequence ATGCCGCACACGATTGTTACTGAAGTTTGTGAAGGTGTCGCTGACTGCGAATCTGCCTGTCCTGTAGCTTGCATTCATCCAGGCCCAGGCAAAAATGCCAAAGGAACCGATTGGTTTTGGATAGACTTTGCCACCTGTATCGACTGTGGCATCTGTCTCCAAGTTTGCCCAGTCGAAGGCGCAATTCTCGCAGAAGAACGACCCGAATTGCAAAAAATAGCAGAATAG
- a CDS encoding ATP phosphoribosyltransferase regulatory subunit, with protein sequence MVYQPAAGARDLLPLDVTQKRWIEEKLQQVFHRWGYHRIITSTLERMDTLMAGEAIQRQMVIQLQNAQDEELGLRPELTASIARTVVTRMAGVTYPQRLYYNANVFRRNWEGKHNRQQEYYQAGVELLGTGGLLANAEVLLLVADCLFALGLQEWHLILGEAGITRSLLNAFPAHLQGKVRQALAHLDRITIDTLPLDDELRQRARIMLDLRGNSADVLQKVSSLNLDTEQQAAVNNLKSLVELLESEKKLPLILDLSLIQTIDYYTGIVFEVVSNTENQAQVLGRGGRYDQLLGLYHPQGENIPGIGFGLNIEDLYQILSSTQQLPQATPASDWLVVSETASADAAAFAYAQKLRDSTELVRVEMDLGGRNPDAIRQYASDRGIAQIAWIKSEGVPTIEPLH encoded by the coding sequence ATGGTGTATCAACCAGCAGCGGGAGCTAGGGATTTATTGCCCTTAGACGTAACTCAAAAACGCTGGATTGAAGAAAAGTTACAGCAGGTGTTTCACCGTTGGGGATATCACAGGATTATCACCTCAACATTGGAGCGCATGGATACCCTAATGGCAGGTGAAGCAATTCAGCGCCAGATGGTAATTCAACTGCAAAATGCCCAAGATGAAGAATTAGGGTTGCGTCCAGAACTGACAGCTTCGATTGCTCGCACCGTTGTGACGCGGATGGCAGGTGTGACTTATCCCCAACGGCTGTATTACAATGCCAATGTATTTCGTCGCAACTGGGAAGGTAAGCATAATCGCCAGCAAGAGTATTATCAAGCTGGAGTGGAGTTGTTGGGGACTGGGGGATTACTGGCAAATGCAGAAGTGCTGTTGTTGGTAGCAGATTGTTTATTCGCCTTGGGTTTGCAGGAGTGGCATTTAATCTTAGGCGAAGCCGGAATTACGCGATCGCTACTCAATGCCTTTCCCGCTCATCTACAAGGTAAAGTGCGTCAGGCTCTAGCCCATCTCGACCGGATTACAATAGATACTCTACCCCTTGACGACGAACTACGCCAACGTGCCAGAATCATGTTGGATCTGCGCGGCAACAGTGCAGATGTCTTGCAAAAAGTCAGCAGCTTAAATCTAGATACAGAGCAGCAAGCAGCGGTAAATAATCTCAAATCCCTAGTAGAGTTACTAGAATCTGAGAAAAAATTGCCGTTAATCCTTGACCTCAGCTTGATCCAAACCATAGATTACTACACCGGCATCGTGTTTGAAGTCGTCAGTAATACAGAAAACCAAGCACAGGTTTTAGGCAGAGGTGGTCGCTATGACCAACTTTTAGGGCTATATCATCCCCAAGGCGAAAATATCCCCGGAATTGGTTTTGGACTCAATATTGAGGATTTGTACCAAATACTTTCGTCAACTCAGCAATTACCGCAGGCAACCCCAGCTAGCGACTGGTTAGTGGTATCAGAAACAGCGAGTGCTGATGCTGCCGCCTTTGCCTACGCCCAAAAACTGCGAGATTCTACTGAGTTAGTGCGGGTAGAAATGGACTTGGGGGGAAGAAATCCAGACGCCATCCGCCAATATGCAAGCGATCGCGGTATTGCCCAAATTGCCTGGATCAAATCTGAAGGTGTACCAACAATTGAACCATTGCACTAA